A region from the Saccharomonospora azurea NA-128 genome encodes:
- a CDS encoding MEDS domain-containing protein: MRRTSTLTVPVGRGWHDHACWFHTGPDDWRAALVPFAGEGVARREGLLYLSDKTEDELADDLRALPHRDELLRTGQLSVMSIEPARGSAGGQVLAEQLALIRRAVEGAVAAGYSGLRLMVESAPPVQSRSDAERFVHTELLVDELTARLPLTLLCGYDGRFVDRRAAAALAFVHPVRQHSTFGVGTGLYADPDDENTWRVYGELDLASREVFEIALDALPVHGDLHLRLDELGFIDVGGVHAIAALAERISPRRLVLHDAPTALRRILELSRDEFPAMRRVVAGV; encoded by the coding sequence ATGCGCAGGACAAGCACGCTTACCGTCCCGGTGGGACGGGGCTGGCATGATCATGCCTGCTGGTTCCACACCGGGCCCGACGACTGGCGTGCGGCGTTGGTGCCCTTCGCCGGTGAGGGTGTGGCGCGGCGCGAGGGCCTGCTCTACCTCTCCGACAAGACCGAGGACGAGCTGGCCGACGATCTTCGGGCACTGCCGCACCGGGACGAGCTGCTGCGGACCGGCCAGCTCTCCGTGATGAGCATCGAGCCGGCCCGGGGTTCCGCGGGCGGCCAGGTGCTGGCCGAGCAACTCGCGCTCATCCGGCGCGCCGTGGAGGGTGCCGTGGCGGCGGGCTACAGCGGACTCCGACTCATGGTCGAGAGCGCGCCCCCGGTGCAGAGCCGGTCCGACGCCGAGCGGTTCGTCCACACCGAGCTGCTCGTCGACGAACTCACCGCGCGACTGCCTTTAACCCTCCTGTGCGGGTACGACGGCCGGTTCGTCGACCGCCGCGCGGCCGCGGCTCTGGCCTTCGTGCACCCGGTGCGCCAGCACTCCACGTTCGGTGTGGGCACGGGACTGTACGCCGATCCCGACGACGAGAACACGTGGCGGGTCTACGGCGAGCTCGACCTCGCCTCACGCGAGGTGTTCGAGATCGCCCTCGACGCCCTGCCCGTGCACGGCGACCTCCATCTCCGCCTCGACGAACTCGGCTTCATCGACGTCGGAGGTGTGCACGCGATCGCCGCCCTCGCCGAACGCATCTCACCCCGACGGCTCGTGCTCCACGACGCGCCGACCGCGTTACGGCGCATCCTCGAACTCTCGCGCGACGAGTTTCCCGCGATGCGCCGGGTCGTGGCCGGCGTGTGA
- a CDS encoding lipopolysaccharide assembly protein LapA domain-containing protein — MSTPAGGASRERGEKARAAERTRISGAWASAIMATLLLVVLLVFILQNTESVIVRFFGMSGSLPLGVSMLLSAVVGALVVAALGAARIAQLRRTVRRSAGSRRDHR, encoded by the coding sequence ATGAGTACTCCGGCCGGTGGCGCGTCCCGAGAGCGGGGTGAGAAGGCCCGAGCGGCGGAGCGCACCAGGATCAGTGGCGCGTGGGCGAGCGCGATCATGGCGACGCTGCTCCTCGTCGTCCTGCTCGTCTTCATCCTGCAGAACACCGAGTCGGTCATCGTGCGGTTCTTCGGGATGTCGGGCTCGCTGCCGCTCGGCGTGTCGATGTTGTTGTCGGCTGTGGTCGGTGCCCTGGTCGTCGCCGCGTTGGGCGCGGCCCGGATCGCGCAGCTCCGTCGCACGGTCCGCCGGAGCGCAGGCAGTCGTCGGGATCACCGCTGA
- a CDS encoding GAF domain-containing protein, translating into MPSSAEAGGRERNTLRSTPATRQLSKLKLDELLAGVQSRLTEISRTSDRLQALLDAVLAVSGQLELDVTLRRTVRAAVDLVDARSGTLTVSDPGEGVPDRVSVDLDSDDGTLDADDPADTATDPATHVEVPHARDPESRAALAVPVRVRDETIGTLYVSRKRGGGEFSADDEIVLRSLAASAGVAVENARLFEQTRVRGRWLEAVTSVNAELLSGASPDRSLQRLAEAAGELSGADAAVVLLDEGSGELSVGAVCGPVPRLRVGELIAARGVLTDVLRTVEPAVLDDLGRADTRLPAGLTTSFGPAVVAPLRSAEGVQGVLLALRRRSAAGFTRQDMSLVASFAAQATVALRFADKQKSERAIALLADRDRIAQDLHDHVIQRLFALGMGLQSVLGRIRDPHAAERVQDAVRRLDQTVREIRTSIFNLHSMGRSGHNSLRRRLLDIASSPPAGAAAPSVRIGGALDTLVPESLGRDIEAVAREAIGQLARQPAHHGDPPEITLDVDVGDVVTVDVLVEGSAPVPDHSGWLEEVRRRAHDRGGEVQVDAGDGAVRLTWTVPLPDPDTASS; encoded by the coding sequence ATGCCGAGCAGTGCCGAAGCCGGCGGCAGGGAGCGGAACACGCTGCGCTCGACGCCGGCCACGCGACAGTTGTCGAAGCTGAAGCTCGACGAGCTCCTCGCCGGAGTGCAGAGCCGGCTCACGGAGATCTCGCGGACCAGCGATCGGCTGCAGGCGCTGCTCGACGCGGTGCTCGCCGTCAGCGGGCAACTCGAACTCGACGTCACCCTGCGTCGCACCGTACGGGCGGCCGTCGACCTGGTCGACGCACGCAGCGGCACGTTGACCGTGTCCGACCCCGGGGAGGGGGTCCCCGATCGGGTGTCGGTCGACCTCGACTCCGACGACGGCACCCTCGACGCGGACGACCCGGCCGACACAGCGACGGACCCGGCGACGCACGTCGAGGTACCGCACGCCCGCGACCCGGAGTCGCGGGCGGCACTCGCCGTACCCGTGCGAGTGCGCGACGAGACCATCGGAACCCTTTACGTGAGCCGGAAACGCGGCGGTGGGGAGTTCAGCGCCGACGACGAGATCGTGCTCCGGTCCCTGGCGGCATCGGCGGGTGTCGCGGTGGAGAACGCGCGGCTGTTCGAGCAGACGAGGGTGCGCGGCCGGTGGCTGGAGGCCGTGACGTCGGTCAACGCGGAGCTGCTGTCCGGGGCCTCACCCGACCGCTCGCTGCAACGGCTCGCCGAGGCGGCCGGGGAGCTGTCCGGAGCCGATGCGGCGGTGGTCCTGCTCGACGAGGGGTCGGGGGAGTTGTCGGTCGGCGCGGTGTGCGGACCGGTGCCCCGACTCCGGGTCGGTGAACTGATCGCCGCGCGAGGCGTGCTCACCGACGTGCTGCGCACCGTCGAGCCCGCGGTCCTCGACGACCTCGGCCGCGCGGACACCCGGCTGCCCGCGGGTCTCACCACGTCGTTCGGGCCGGCTGTGGTGGCACCGCTGCGCAGTGCCGAAGGGGTGCAGGGCGTGCTGTTGGCGCTGCGGCGCCGCAGCGCCGCGGGGTTCACCCGCCAGGACATGTCGCTCGTGGCGTCGTTCGCCGCGCAGGCCACTGTGGCGCTGCGATTCGCGGACAAGCAGAAGAGCGAGCGCGCCATCGCCCTGCTCGCCGACCGCGACCGCATCGCCCAGGACCTGCACGACCACGTCATCCAACGCCTGTTCGCCCTCGGAATGGGGTTGCAGAGCGTGCTCGGTCGGATCCGCGATCCCCACGCGGCCGAGCGGGTTCAGGACGCGGTGCGGCGACTCGACCAGACGGTGCGGGAGATCCGCACGTCGATCTTCAACCTGCATTCGATGGGCAGGTCCGGGCACAACAGCCTGCGGCGCAGACTCCTCGACATCGCGTCGAGCCCGCCGGCGGGCGCGGCCGCCCCCTCGGTGCGGATCGGAGGCGCGCTCGACACCCTCGTGCCCGAGTCGCTCGGCCGGGACATCGAAGCCGTGGCCCGGGAAGCCATCGGGCAGCTCGCCAGGCAGCCCGCCCACCACGGCGATCCGCCGGAGATCACGCTCGACGTCGACGTCGGTGACGTGGTGACCGTCGACGTCCTCGTGGAGGGATCCGCGCCCGTGCCCGACCACAGCGGCTGGCTGGAGGAGGTCCGGCGGCGCGCTCACGACCGTGGTGGAGAGGTCCAGGTCGACGCCGGCGACGGCGCGGTGCGGTTGACCTGGACGGTGCCGTTGCCCGACCCCGACACCGCGTCGTCGTAG
- a CDS encoding DUF1876 domain-containing protein, whose product MEHTNTWTINIVIDEHDGQTRAEALLRKDDGTGHTGIGVARRNPRDTDVPAIGDELAVARALADLSHQLLESTATDIEAITHQPAHLAR is encoded by the coding sequence ATGGAACACACGAACACCTGGACGATCAACATCGTCATCGACGAACACGACGGGCAGACCCGAGCCGAGGCGCTGCTGCGCAAGGACGACGGGACGGGCCACACGGGAATCGGTGTGGCGAGGCGGAATCCGCGCGACACCGACGTGCCCGCCATCGGCGACGAACTCGCGGTCGCGAGGGCGCTGGCCGACCTGTCGCACCAGTTGCTGGAGAGCACGGCGACCGACATCGAGGCGATCACACACCAGCCCGCACACCTCGCGCGCTGA
- a CDS encoding cupin domain-containing protein produces MSEHPTVTAVDALAAELLDEAEKHRARRTARTLVAGNSLRSTLIALLTGTELAEHDSPPGGTLHVLGGSVLLRTPSRQWELAEGDLATLPPERHSVYALTDATLLLTVALR; encoded by the coding sequence GTGAGCGAACACCCCACGGTGACCGCCGTCGACGCGCTGGCCGCCGAGCTACTGGACGAGGCGGAGAAGCACCGCGCTCGCCGTACCGCGCGCACACTCGTCGCGGGCAACTCGCTGCGGTCCACGCTGATCGCCCTGTTGACCGGCACCGAGCTGGCCGAACACGACTCCCCACCCGGCGGAACACTGCACGTGCTGGGCGGCAGCGTGCTTCTGCGCACGCCGAGCAGGCAGTGGGAGCTCGCGGAGGGGGACCTCGCGACGTTGCCACCCGAGCGACACTCGGTCTACGCGCTGACCGACGCGACGCTGCTGCTCACCGTGGCGCTGCGCTGA
- a CDS encoding PASTA domain-containing protein, with product MRAIHRKLGSLVVGVLTLGVGSCLPLRAALDDTAPSGPVPMPSLRGVVLGNGVAALRALGVENVTTVPVDGHLFVVDHDNWVVVRQAPKAGVTVAPDEEVTLSVRKTEEAESRFCFDNDC from the coding sequence ATGCGCGCAATCCACCGTAAGCTGGGCTCTCTCGTCGTCGGCGTCCTGACTCTCGGAGTCGGTTCCTGCCTGCCCCTGAGGGCGGCGCTCGACGACACCGCCCCGTCCGGTCCGGTACCGATGCCGTCGTTGCGCGGCGTGGTGCTCGGAAACGGTGTCGCGGCGTTGCGAGCCCTGGGAGTCGAGAACGTCACGACCGTGCCGGTCGACGGTCATCTGTTCGTGGTCGACCACGACAACTGGGTCGTGGTCCGGCAGGCACCGAAAGCCGGAGTGACCGTCGCCCCCGACGAGGAGGTGACGTTGAGCGTGCGCAAGACCGAGGAGGCGGAGTCGCGGTTCTGCTTCGACAACGACTGCTGA
- a CDS encoding aldehyde dehydrogenase family protein, producing the protein MSTLFIDGRWVSATAGGTREVVNPFDQSVIRTVDEAAATDAEAAVRAARAAFDDGEWRGWTARRRSLLLRRVAELLQRDRAEIARLETLDTGKTLVESGIDVDDVTSVFEYYATQAESDPGRLVDAGNPAVRSRVLYEPIGVCALIAPWNYPLLQIAWKVAPALAAGNTMVLKPSETTPLTTIKLVELLDEAGAPAGVANLVLGAGDPVGSTLTESPQVDMVSFTGGLATGSAIMASAARTVKKVALELGGKNPNIVFADADFEAAIDYALIAVFFHAGQVCSAGTRLVVEDALHDEFVAELTQRVERIKLGNGLDADTESGPLVSAEHREKVESYVSIAVDEGARLLTGGRRPDDPKLARGFFYLPTVFDDCHGGMRVVQEETFGPIMTVERFSEIEDAVRIGNDTTYGLAAAVWTGEARKAEYVARALRHGTVWINDFGPYLPQAEWGGYKRSGVGRELGHAGLAEYQEAKHIYENTAPEPQRWFAR; encoded by the coding sequence ATGTCCACTCTGTTCATCGACGGCCGCTGGGTGTCCGCCACGGCGGGCGGGACTCGGGAGGTCGTCAATCCGTTCGACCAGTCCGTGATACGCACGGTCGACGAGGCCGCGGCGACCGATGCGGAGGCCGCCGTCCGGGCCGCGAGAGCGGCGTTCGACGACGGCGAGTGGCGTGGGTGGACGGCCCGCCGCCGGTCGCTGCTGCTCCGGCGCGTGGCCGAACTGCTGCAGCGCGACCGCGCCGAGATCGCGCGCCTGGAGACGCTCGACACGGGCAAGACGCTCGTCGAGAGTGGCATCGACGTCGACGACGTCACCTCGGTGTTCGAGTACTACGCCACCCAGGCGGAGTCCGATCCCGGAAGGCTCGTCGACGCGGGCAATCCCGCGGTCCGCAGCCGGGTGCTGTACGAACCGATCGGCGTGTGCGCGCTGATCGCGCCCTGGAACTACCCGCTGTTGCAGATCGCGTGGAAGGTGGCCCCGGCCCTCGCGGCGGGCAACACGATGGTGCTCAAACCCAGCGAGACGACGCCGTTGACCACGATCAAGCTCGTGGAGCTGCTCGACGAGGCGGGCGCACCCGCCGGCGTGGCGAACCTCGTCCTGGGCGCCGGTGACCCCGTGGGTTCGACGCTCACGGAGAGCCCGCAGGTCGACATGGTGTCGTTCACCGGTGGGCTGGCCACCGGGAGCGCCATCATGGCGTCGGCGGCGCGCACCGTGAAGAAGGTCGCGCTCGAACTCGGCGGCAAGAACCCGAACATCGTGTTCGCCGACGCCGACTTCGAGGCCGCCATCGACTACGCGCTCATCGCGGTGTTCTTCCACGCGGGGCAGGTGTGTTCAGCCGGGACCCGGTTGGTGGTGGAGGACGCGCTGCACGACGAGTTCGTCGCCGAACTCACCCAGCGGGTGGAGCGGATCAAGCTGGGCAACGGCCTCGACGCCGACACCGAGAGCGGGCCGCTGGTGTCCGCGGAGCACCGCGAGAAGGTGGAGTCGTACGTGTCGATCGCCGTCGACGAGGGAGCGCGGCTGCTCACCGGAGGGCGCCGCCCCGACGACCCGAAGCTGGCGCGGGGGTTCTTCTACCTGCCGACCGTGTTCGACGACTGCCACGGCGGCATGCGGGTGGTGCAGGAGGAGACGTTCGGTCCGATCATGACGGTCGAGCGGTTCTCGGAGATCGAGGACGCGGTGAGGATCGGCAACGACACCACGTACGGGCTCGCCGCGGCCGTGTGGACGGGCGAGGCGCGCAAGGCCGAGTACGTCGCCCGCGCGTTGCGCCACGGCACCGTGTGGATCAACGACTTCGGCCCCTACCTGCCGCAGGCGGAGTGGGGCGGGTACAAGCGCTCGGGCGTCGGGCGGGAACTCGGCCACGCCGGACTCGCCGAGTACCAGGAGGCCAAGCACATCTACGAGAACACGGCTCCGGAGCCGCAGCGCTGGTTCGCCCGCTGA